Proteins from a genomic interval of Nitrospina gracilis Nb-211:
- the waaF gene encoding lipopolysaccharide heptosyltransferase II yields the protein MRSTNWSKENIHHVALWMPNWLGDVVFAVPAVQGIRKVFPEARFTALVRRPADDFLKHHPAFDSVICIPHSASSGALASLRFGWSLRKYRFDLSILFPNALRAALLSRLSGSRLRLGYGTEWRGGLLTHSIPAIDSRSLHAVDYYYGLAQALNAPPLERTFDAVLTDEDIARQKVMLAGKGLGDTPCLVAVQPGASKPEKRWHAERFGELCRRLIADQDAQVVFLGSQAEAGLIDEVRAHCPPDKCAALTGLPMHDVLGVIKNCRLLIANDSGIMNLAAMVGTPVVAIFGPGNVLTTDPVIAPEKKEIVTKNFPCSPCRHRFFEECEPSPNSKPYCIEDIQVEEVMQAVQRLLQRV from the coding sequence ATGCGATCCACCAACTGGTCCAAAGAGAATATCCATCACGTCGCGTTGTGGATGCCGAACTGGCTGGGCGACGTGGTGTTTGCTGTCCCGGCGGTGCAGGGCATCCGCAAGGTGTTTCCCGAGGCCCGCTTCACCGCTCTTGTGCGCCGCCCCGCCGACGATTTTTTAAAACACCATCCCGCATTCGACAGCGTCATCTGCATCCCTCATAGTGCATCCAGCGGCGCGCTGGCGTCTTTGCGTTTCGGCTGGAGCCTGCGCAAGTACCGGTTCGATCTCTCCATCCTGTTTCCCAACGCCCTGCGTGCGGCATTGTTGTCACGCCTTTCCGGGTCGCGCCTGCGTCTCGGTTACGGCACCGAGTGGCGCGGCGGTCTGTTGACGCACTCGATTCCCGCCATCGATTCGCGGAGCCTGCATGCGGTCGATTATTATTACGGCCTGGCGCAGGCGTTGAACGCGCCCCCATTGGAGCGCACGTTCGATGCGGTGTTGACCGATGAGGATATTGCGCGGCAGAAGGTGATGCTGGCCGGCAAGGGTCTCGGCGACACGCCGTGCCTGGTGGCGGTGCAGCCGGGTGCGTCCAAACCAGAAAAACGCTGGCATGCGGAACGTTTCGGCGAATTGTGCCGCAGGTTGATCGCGGATCAGGACGCGCAGGTCGTGTTTCTGGGAAGCCAGGCGGAGGCGGGGTTGATCGATGAAGTCCGCGCCCATTGCCCGCCGGATAAATGCGCGGCGCTCACCGGACTCCCCATGCACGATGTGCTGGGTGTGATCAAAAACTGCCGTTTGCTGATCGCCAATGACAGCGGCATCATGAACCTTGCCGCCATGGTCGGCACGCCGGTGGTGGCGATCTTCGGTCCCGGCAACGTGTTGACCACCGACCCGGTCATTGCGCCGGAGAAAAAGGAAATCGTCACCAAAAACTTTCCATGCTCGCCCTGCCGTCACCGGTTCTTTGAAGAGTGCGAACCTTCCCCCAACAGCAAGCCGTACTGCATTGAAGACATTCAGGTGGAGGAAGTGATGCAGGCGGTGCAACGTCTTTTACAGCGAGTTTGA
- the prmC gene encoding peptide chain release factor N(5)-glutamine methyltransferase, translating into MSTLKSDALITVGEILQDAENRLREAGINTPRLDAEVLLAEAMNTTRTRLMADVDREVTAVQSMAFEAMMARREQREPVAYLLDRKEFWSLDFTVTPDVLIPRPDTECLIEHFLTLVKRDGVEAPRILDVGTGSGILAIVAARECPTATITAMELSGRALDVARHNASAHNVSAQIQFVQADFHREFWEGAPFDYILSNPPYIDYETYETLAPEIREYEPKQALLAGHDGMDAYRKIIPLSAMLLRPGGSLVLEFGDDQGPEVNRLVAENGGFEGIERASDYTGAERVLSARRRAVRG; encoded by the coding sequence ATGTCCACGCTGAAATCCGACGCTCTCATCACCGTCGGCGAAATCCTCCAGGATGCCGAAAACCGTCTGCGTGAAGCGGGCATCAACACGCCGCGCCTCGATGCGGAGGTCCTGCTGGCGGAGGCGATGAACACCACGCGCACCAGGTTGATGGCGGACGTGGATCGTGAGGTGACTGCGGTGCAGTCCATGGCGTTTGAAGCCATGATGGCCCGCCGCGAACAACGCGAGCCGGTGGCCTACCTGCTGGACCGCAAGGAATTCTGGTCGCTGGATTTCACAGTGACGCCGGATGTGCTCATTCCGCGTCCGGATACGGAATGTTTGATCGAACATTTCCTCACGCTGGTCAAACGCGACGGCGTGGAAGCGCCGCGCATTTTGGACGTAGGCACGGGATCGGGCATTCTGGCAATCGTCGCCGCGCGCGAGTGCCCTACGGCCACCATCACGGCGATGGAGCTGTCCGGCCGCGCGCTGGACGTGGCGCGGCACAACGCATCGGCGCACAATGTGTCGGCGCAGATTCAGTTTGTGCAGGCGGATTTCCACCGCGAGTTCTGGGAAGGCGCGCCGTTCGATTACATTCTCAGCAACCCGCCTTACATCGATTACGAAACGTACGAAACCCTCGCGCCGGAAATCCGCGAGTACGAGCCGAAACAGGCCCTGCTCGCCGGGCATGACGGCATGGACGCCTACCGCAAAATCATTCCGCTGTCGGCGATGTTGCTCCGGCCCGGCGGCTCGCTGGTGCTGGAGTTCGGCGACGACCAGGGTCCGGAGGTCAACCGCCTCGTCGCGGAGAACGGCGGCTTCGAAGGCATCGAGCGGGCAAGCGACTACACCGGCGCGGAGCGGGTGCTATCGGCCAGAAGGAGAGCGGTTCGTGGATAG
- a CDS encoding DUF4124 domain-containing protein produces MRHLHPRALILLAAVLLATSFASPAAARYIYMYTDDQGVVHYSDFLSGIPPEYRGKARAKFVPDKKLQSKNGGDQASEDSGGSGKSSTTGSSDKEQVGLSQEQERLMNEAKSVLNRMVPLGAKYRDVQKNFTNGRRMYSDIQSNLSVKKDMVAKLGNAKNPLLVQARGFVQSSISQDEDTVVNTGTPKRKIYDIYARFESESKQAASLIQKIDQAIQQSIKDKAEAEAKAKAEAAKKSETK; encoded by the coding sequence ATGCGACACCTCCATCCCCGAGCGCTGATCCTGCTGGCGGCGGTTTTATTGGCGACCTCGTTTGCCTCGCCCGCTGCAGCCCGTTACATCTACATGTACACCGACGACCAGGGGGTGGTGCACTATTCCGATTTTCTGAGCGGCATTCCCCCTGAATACCGCGGCAAGGCGCGGGCCAAATTCGTTCCCGATAAAAAACTCCAATCCAAAAACGGCGGGGACCAGGCCTCGGAAGACAGCGGCGGCTCCGGCAAGTCCAGTACAACCGGCTCCTCCGACAAGGAGCAGGTCGGACTCTCCCAAGAGCAGGAACGGTTGATGAACGAGGCCAAGTCGGTGTTGAACCGCATGGTGCCTCTGGGTGCAAAGTATAGGGACGTGCAAAAAAATTTCACCAACGGCCGCCGGATGTACAGCGACATCCAGAGCAACCTGTCCGTGAAAAAAGATATGGTGGCCAAGCTCGGCAACGCAAAAAATCCTTTGCTGGTGCAGGCGCGGGGATTTGTGCAAAGCAGCATCTCCCAGGATGAAGACACGGTGGTCAACACCGGCACCCCCAAGCGGAAAATTTACGATATTTACGCGCGCTTCGAATCCGAATCCAAGCAGGCGGCGAGCCTGATTCAGAAAATCGACCAGGCGATTCAACAGTCCATAAAGGATAAGGCCGAAGCCGAGGCGAAGGCCAAGGCTGAAGCGGCGAAGAAAAGCGAAACCAAGTAA
- a CDS encoding PRC-barrel domain-containing protein produces MTFSPLRYHDDNIYDLRSEERLVGSYVYDKDMREMARIRGVLAEPDTHRVRYIVFVEGGFLSTSGKTVIFPIAHLAAIDSAKVQAQYTREAIQQAPTPEDIDALTREEEQVILSYFDLEPYWDEAQEKEESNPEG; encoded by the coding sequence ATGACTTTCAGTCCTCTGCGCTACCACGACGACAACATCTACGACCTCCGCAGTGAAGAGCGGCTGGTCGGTTCGTACGTGTACGACAAGGACATGCGCGAGATGGCGCGTATCCGCGGCGTGCTCGCCGAACCGGACACGCACCGCGTGCGTTACATCGTGTTCGTCGAAGGCGGGTTCCTGTCCACCAGCGGCAAAACCGTGATCTTCCCCATCGCCCATCTGGCGGCGATCGATTCCGCCAAAGTGCAGGCGCAGTACACGCGCGAAGCCATCCAGCAGGCACCGACCCCGGAAGACATTGACGCACTGACGCGCGAAGAAGAGCAGGTGATCCTGAGCTACTTCGACCTGGAGCCTTACTGGGACGAGGCGCAGGAGAAAGAAGAGTCCAACCCGGAAGGCTAA
- a CDS encoding alanine/glycine:cation symporter family protein: protein MTAINQFFSDLSGFLWGPWLLVLLVGTGIWLTICLRGIQFRMLGYALRLTFSRERDGDGDISHFGALMIALSATIGVGNIAGVATAVALGGPGAVVWMWITALFGMATKYAEGFLAVRFRTVNARGEISGGPMYYLEEGLGWRWLGVVFAFAGAVAAFGIGNMVQANTTAEAIVDVAGVSKEVVGGVLMMLTGLVIFGGVKWIAEVVSFFVPVMVLLYFGGSVFILLGNWEQVPSGLAMLFEDALSGTAASGGFAGATLAQAIRFGVARGLFSNESGLGSGPIAAAAAKTNQPAKQALVSMTGTFIDTIIVCSLTGLVLATTQVWTSGETGVALTLRAFSAGLPGQWGQWIVTLGVVTFAFSTILGWSYYGEKCFEYLAGVKWVWYYRGVWCVVVFVGAVVKLDLVWNFADAMNALMAIPNLIALLALSRLLSRETKQFEDGLRNGSIHRYD, encoded by the coding sequence ATGACCGCGATCAATCAATTTTTTTCCGACCTGAGCGGCTTTTTGTGGGGCCCGTGGCTGCTGGTTCTTCTGGTAGGCACCGGCATCTGGCTCACCATCTGCCTGCGCGGCATCCAGTTCCGCATGCTGGGATACGCATTGCGCCTCACGTTTTCCCGCGAGCGCGACGGCGACGGCGACATCTCGCATTTCGGCGCGCTCATGATCGCGCTTTCCGCCACCATCGGCGTCGGCAACATCGCCGGCGTGGCGACGGCGGTGGCGCTGGGCGGGCCGGGAGCGGTGGTGTGGATGTGGATCACGGCGCTGTTCGGCATGGCCACCAAGTACGCCGAAGGCTTCCTCGCCGTGCGCTTCCGCACCGTCAATGCGCGCGGGGAAATCTCCGGCGGTCCCATGTATTACCTGGAAGAAGGACTGGGGTGGCGCTGGCTGGGTGTGGTGTTCGCGTTTGCCGGGGCGGTCGCCGCGTTCGGCATCGGCAACATGGTGCAAGCCAACACCACGGCGGAGGCCATCGTCGATGTGGCGGGCGTGTCGAAAGAGGTGGTGGGCGGCGTATTGATGATGTTGACGGGACTCGTCATCTTCGGCGGCGTCAAATGGATCGCCGAGGTGGTTTCGTTTTTCGTGCCGGTGATGGTCCTCCTGTATTTCGGCGGCTCGGTTTTCATTTTACTCGGCAACTGGGAGCAGGTGCCGTCGGGCCTCGCCATGCTGTTCGAGGACGCCCTGTCCGGCACCGCCGCCTCCGGCGGGTTCGCCGGGGCAACGCTGGCGCAGGCGATCCGCTTCGGTGTGGCGCGCGGGTTGTTTTCCAACGAATCGGGATTGGGCAGCGGACCCATCGCCGCCGCCGCGGCCAAGACCAATCAGCCCGCCAAGCAGGCGCTGGTGTCGATGACGGGGACGTTTATCGACACCATCATCGTGTGTTCGCTCACCGGACTGGTGCTGGCGACCACCCAGGTATGGACGTCCGGCGAGACCGGTGTGGCGCTCACCCTGCGGGCGTTCTCCGCGGGCCTTCCCGGGCAATGGGGGCAGTGGATTGTGACGCTGGGTGTGGTCACTTTTGCCTTCTCGACAATTTTGGGCTGGAGTTACTATGGCGAGAAATGTTTCGAATACCTCGCCGGAGTGAAGTGGGTGTGGTATTACCGCGGGGTGTGGTGCGTGGTGGTGTTCGTCGGGGCGGTGGTGAAACTGGACCTGGTGTGGAATTTCGCCGACGCCATGAATGCGCTCATGGCCATTCCCAACCTGATTGCCCTTCTGGCGTTGAGCCGTCTGCTGAGCCGCGAAACGAAGCAGTTCGAAGACGGACTGCGCAACGGCTCCATCCACCGCTACGACTGA
- a CDS encoding glycosyltransferase family 2 protein codes for MKISVVIPVYNEKDTVRTLIERVEATPYDKEIVLVDDYSTDGTREILKEYESKDGFQVIYHEKNRGKGAALRTGFRNLTGDVIIVQDADLEYNPAEYGVLLEPILDGRADVVYGSRFLSGPHRVLFFWHYVGNKVLTTLSNMFTNLNLTDMETCYKVFTKRVLDSITLKCDRFGFEPEFTSKIARKNFRIYEVPISYSGRDYSEGKKINWKDGVAAIWFIIKFRLTD; via the coding sequence GTGAAAATCTCCGTCGTCATTCCCGTTTACAATGAAAAAGACACCGTCCGCACGCTGATCGAACGTGTGGAAGCGACGCCCTACGATAAAGAAATCGTGCTGGTGGACGACTACTCTACCGACGGCACGCGCGAGATTTTAAAAGAATACGAATCGAAGGACGGCTTCCAGGTCATTTACCACGAGAAAAACCGGGGCAAGGGCGCGGCACTGCGCACGGGATTCAGAAACCTGACGGGCGACGTCATCATCGTGCAGGACGCCGACCTCGAGTACAATCCCGCCGAGTATGGTGTGCTTCTGGAACCCATCCTCGACGGCCGCGCCGATGTGGTGTACGGGTCGCGGTTTTTAAGCGGACCCCACCGCGTGCTGTTCTTCTGGCATTATGTCGGCAACAAGGTGCTCACCACCCTGTCCAACATGTTCACCAACCTGAACCTGACCGACATGGAAACCTGCTACAAGGTGTTCACGAAAAGGGTGCTGGACTCCATCACCCTCAAGTGCGACCGCTTCGGTTTCGAGCCGGAGTTCACCAGCAAGATCGCGCGCAAGAATTTCCGCATCTACGAAGTGCCCATCTCCTACAGCGGACGCGACTACTCGGAAGGCAAAAAGATCAACTGGAAGGACGGGGTCGCCGCGATCTGGTTCATCATCAAGTTCCGGCTGACGGATTGA
- the murA gene encoding UDP-N-acetylglucosamine 1-carboxyvinyltransferase — MDRICIEGGRPLKGTVRVSGAKNAVLPVLAATLLTSGKNEITNIPRVRDVLTLVKLLEDLGCKTGSFEGDRIVLDSTPIHNHIAPYELVKTMRASCLVLGPLLARLGKAEVSLPGGCAIGARPIDLHIKGLRALGAQLSIEGGYIKGRADKLKGTRFCFDSTTVTGTMNVMMAAVLAEGETILENVAREPEVTFLADVLNRCGAKIEGGGTDTLVIQGVSSLKPIQCAIFPDRIEAATYMIAGAITGGDVEVTHCLPQHLEPVLLKMKEAGIELTEGDRSVRVRRSGPLHPANIITQPYPGFATDIQAQFMALMTLAEGQSVITETVFENRFLHAAELKRMGANILLDGHTAIVTGVKKLSGAPVMATDLRASASLVLAGLAAEGETMISRVYHIDRGYETMEEKLSQLGASIRRIHGDSIR, encoded by the coding sequence GTGGATAGGATCTGCATCGAAGGCGGGCGTCCCCTCAAGGGCACGGTGCGCGTGAGCGGCGCCAAGAACGCGGTGCTTCCGGTCCTCGCCGCCACCCTCCTCACCAGCGGCAAAAACGAAATCACCAACATCCCGCGCGTGCGTGACGTGCTCACGCTGGTCAAGCTGCTGGAAGACCTCGGTTGCAAAACCGGGTCGTTCGAAGGCGACCGCATCGTGCTCGACTCGACTCCCATCCACAATCACATAGCGCCGTACGAACTGGTCAAAACCATGCGTGCGTCGTGCCTGGTGCTGGGCCCTTTGCTGGCGCGCCTCGGCAAGGCGGAGGTGTCGCTCCCCGGCGGTTGCGCCATCGGGGCGCGTCCCATCGACCTGCACATCAAGGGACTGCGCGCGCTGGGGGCTCAACTCAGCATCGAAGGCGGCTACATCAAAGGCCGGGCCGACAAGCTGAAAGGCACGCGCTTCTGTTTCGATTCGACCACCGTCACCGGCACCATGAACGTCATGATGGCGGCGGTGCTGGCGGAGGGGGAAACCATTCTGGAGAACGTGGCGCGCGAACCGGAGGTGACCTTCCTCGCGGACGTGTTGAACCGGTGTGGTGCGAAGATCGAGGGCGGCGGCACCGACACCCTGGTCATCCAAGGCGTGTCGTCGTTGAAACCGATCCAGTGCGCCATTTTTCCCGACCGCATCGAGGCAGCGACCTACATGATCGCCGGCGCCATCACCGGCGGCGATGTGGAGGTGACGCATTGCCTGCCGCAGCACCTGGAACCGGTCCTGCTCAAAATGAAGGAAGCCGGAATCGAATTGACGGAAGGCGACCGCTCGGTGCGTGTGCGCCGTTCGGGTCCGTTGCATCCGGCGAACATCATCACACAACCGTATCCCGGTTTCGCCACCGACATCCAGGCGCAGTTCATGGCGTTGATGACCCTGGCGGAGGGACAGAGCGTCATCACCGAAACCGTATTTGAGAACCGTTTTTTACATGCGGCGGAATTGAAGCGCATGGGCGCGAACATCCTTCTCGATGGTCACACCGCCATCGTCACCGGAGTGAAGAAACTGAGCGGTGCGCCGGTCATGGCCACCGACCTCCGGGCGAGTGCGTCTCTTGTTTTGGCGGGACTGGCGGCAGAAGGCGAAACGATGATTTCCCGCGTCTATCACATTGACCGCGGTTATGAGACCATGGAAGAGAAGCTGTCGCAACTGGGCGCGTCCATTCGCCGAATCCACGGTGATAGCATAAGGTGA